A window of the Nocardia sp. NBC_01329 genome harbors these coding sequences:
- a CDS encoding UTP--glucose-1-phosphate uridylyltransferase, which yields MTEKAAEQGNEGAAPSEQGFRTAVVPAAGLGTRFLPATKTVPKELLPVVDTPGIELVASEAAESGASRLVIVTSPGKDGVVAHFVEDLVLESTLAERGKFQLLEKVRKAPGLLDVTSVVQEEPLGLGHAVAQAEAVLDPEEDVIAVLLPDDLVLPCGVLDVMNRVRRKRGGSVLCAIDVPKDQVSAYGVFDVAPVPDAVNPNVLRVKGMVEKPGLADAPSTFAAAGRYLLDRAIFDALRRIGPGAGGELQLTDAISLLIDEGHPVHVVVHRGSRHDLGNPGGYLRAAVDFALEREEYGPALREWLQHRLDPAWNPQLTADE from the coding sequence ATGACAGAAAAGGCCGCAGAACAGGGCAACGAGGGCGCCGCCCCGTCGGAGCAGGGCTTCCGGACGGCCGTCGTGCCCGCGGCCGGGCTGGGGACCAGGTTCCTGCCCGCGACCAAGACGGTCCCCAAGGAGCTGCTGCCGGTGGTCGATACCCCCGGTATCGAATTGGTGGCCAGCGAGGCGGCCGAATCCGGAGCCAGCCGACTGGTGATCGTGACCTCCCCAGGTAAGGACGGAGTGGTCGCGCATTTCGTGGAGGATCTGGTGTTGGAGAGCACCCTCGCCGAGCGCGGGAAATTCCAGCTGCTGGAGAAGGTGCGCAAGGCTCCGGGGCTGCTCGATGTGACCTCGGTAGTGCAGGAGGAACCGCTCGGCCTCGGGCACGCGGTGGCGCAGGCCGAAGCGGTGCTCGATCCCGAAGAAGATGTGATCGCGGTGCTGCTGCCCGACGATCTGGTGCTGCCGTGCGGGGTGCTGGACGTGATGAATCGGGTTCGTCGTAAGCGCGGCGGATCCGTGCTGTGTGCGATCGACGTGCCCAAGGACCAGGTCAGCGCGTACGGGGTGTTCGATGTGGCGCCGGTGCCCGACGCGGTCAATCCGAATGTGCTGCGCGTCAAGGGCATGGTGGAGAAGCCCGGCCTGGCCGACGCGCCGTCCACCTTCGCCGCCGCCGGCCGCTATCTGCTCGATCGGGCGATCTTCGACGCGCTGCGCCGGATCGGCCCCGGCGCGGGTGGGGAACTGCAACTCACCGATGCGATTTCGCTGCTCATCGATGAGGGCCATCCGGTCCATGTTGTCGTCCACCGTGGGTCGCGCCACGATCTGGGCAACCCGGGCGGCTATCTTCGTGCTGCGGTGGATTTCGCGTTGGAGCGCGAGGAATACGGTCCTGCGCTGCGCGAGTGGCTCCAGCACCGGCTCGATCCGGCGTGGAACCCGCAACTCACCGCGGACGAATGA
- a CDS encoding GNAT family N-acetyltransferase, giving the protein MNVFRATQHPGWPAHLGPVRVVAGEVTLRPVRLRDAAAWSRIRLHDQNHLEPWEPTGRGAWDARNHASNWPPLWSSLKAEARRGAMIPLVIEVDGTFSGQLTVGNIVRGALRSAWIGYWVAKHLGGQGVATAALALGLDHCFGPVGLHRVEATVRPENLASQAVLRNVGFREEGLLRRYLDVDGAWRDHLLVGMTVEELSGRVVDRLAREGRLTLR; this is encoded by the coding sequence ATGAATGTCTTCCGGGCCACCCAGCATCCAGGGTGGCCCGCGCACCTCGGCCCGGTGCGGGTAGTGGCCGGGGAGGTGACCTTGCGGCCGGTGCGGTTGCGGGATGCGGCGGCGTGGAGCCGGATCAGGTTGCACGACCAGAACCATCTGGAGCCATGGGAGCCCACCGGGCGCGGCGCCTGGGACGCGCGCAATCACGCCTCGAACTGGCCGCCGTTGTGGTCGAGCCTGAAGGCGGAGGCGCGTCGCGGCGCGATGATCCCGCTGGTGATAGAGGTCGACGGTACGTTCAGCGGGCAGTTGACGGTCGGCAATATCGTGCGCGGCGCACTGCGTTCGGCATGGATCGGGTATTGGGTGGCCAAGCATCTCGGCGGGCAGGGCGTCGCGACCGCCGCGCTGGCACTGGGGCTCGATCACTGTTTCGGCCCGGTCGGATTGCATCGGGTCGAGGCCACGGTGCGGCCGGAGAATCTGGCGAGCCAGGCGGTGCTGCGCAATGTGGGGTTCCGCGAAGAAGGGCTGCTGCGTCGGTATCTCGATGTGGACGGGGCGTGGCGCGATCATCTGCTGGTCGGCATGACAGTGGAGGAGTTGTCGGGCAGGGTGGT
- the glp gene encoding molybdotransferase-like divisome protein Glp: MRSVEDQQIKVTAAAVAPRPVRVAISEAQGLLCAEDVVTERPLPGFDQAAIDGYAVRSVDVASAGADIRDEDGELVDLTLPVVGEVLAGSRQPIRLQPRQTVRVATGAPLPTLADAVLPMDFTDGGRGRLKVYESVRSGDYVRRAGDDVQPGDVAVHAGTIIGPAQVGLLAAVGQDKVLIHPRPRLSVISIGEELVDIDRAPGPGQVYDVNSYALAAAARDAGADVNRVGIVDADPRRLRDVVEGQLVRAEVVVIAGAVGGWASDQVCEALEGLGELEIARVAMHPGSVQGFGRLGRDEVPTFLLPSNPVGALVVFEVMVRPLIRIALGRRQPMRRIVRARTITPIQSMAGRKGYLRAQLMRDESTGEYLVQPLGNSAGASSHLLAAMSEANSLIVVEPDDIEIRTGDKVRVAFLAQRG; encoded by the coding sequence ATGCGCTCTGTTGAGGATCAGCAGATCAAAGTGACCGCTGCGGCTGTCGCGCCGCGGCCGGTACGGGTAGCTATTTCCGAGGCCCAGGGTCTGCTGTGCGCCGAGGATGTGGTGACCGAGCGGCCGCTGCCCGGGTTCGATCAGGCCGCCATCGACGGGTACGCCGTGCGCAGTGTGGATGTCGCGTCCGCCGGTGCCGATATCCGCGACGAGGACGGCGAACTCGTCGATCTGACGTTACCGGTGGTCGGTGAGGTGCTCGCCGGTTCCCGGCAGCCGATCCGGCTGCAACCACGGCAGACGGTGCGGGTGGCGACCGGTGCGCCGCTGCCCACCCTCGCGGACGCGGTGCTGCCGATGGATTTCACCGATGGCGGCCGAGGTCGGCTCAAGGTGTACGAATCGGTGCGTTCGGGCGACTATGTGCGCCGGGCCGGTGACGATGTGCAACCCGGAGACGTCGCAGTGCATGCCGGAACGATCATCGGTCCCGCTCAGGTGGGTCTGCTGGCCGCGGTCGGCCAGGACAAGGTGCTCATCCATCCGCGGCCGCGGCTGTCGGTGATCTCGATCGGCGAGGAACTGGTCGATATCGACCGTGCTCCCGGGCCCGGCCAGGTCTACGACGTGAACTCCTACGCCCTGGCTGCCGCCGCCCGTGATGCCGGTGCGGATGTGAACCGGGTCGGCATCGTGGATGCCGACCCGCGTCGGCTGCGGGATGTGGTCGAGGGCCAGTTGGTGCGGGCGGAGGTCGTGGTGATCGCCGGCGCGGTCGGCGGGTGGGCCTCGGATCAGGTGTGCGAGGCGCTGGAGGGGCTCGGTGAGCTGGAGATCGCTCGGGTCGCGATGCATCCGGGTTCGGTGCAGGGGTTCGGCCGGCTCGGCCGTGACGAGGTGCCTACCTTCCTACTGCCGTCGAACCCGGTGGGTGCCCTGGTGGTTTTCGAGGTGATGGTGCGCCCACTGATCCGGATCGCGCTGGGAAGACGGCAGCCGATGCGCCGGATCGTCCGGGCTCGGACCATAACTCCGATCCAGTCGATGGCGGGTCGTAAGGGTTATCTACGCGCCCAGTTGATGCGGGACGAATCCACCGGTGAGTATTTGGTGCAGCCGCTCGGCAACAGCGCGGGCGCTTCGTCGCATCTGCTGGCCGCGATGTCGGAGGCCAACAGTCTGATCGTGGTCGAGCCCGACGACATCGAAATTCGCACCGGTGACAAGGTTCGGGTCGCGTTCCTGGCACAGCGCGGCTAG